A part of Aurantimicrobium sp. MWH-Uga1 genomic DNA contains:
- a CDS encoding DUF4193 domain-containing protein, which yields MATDYDAPRKTDNDDTESIEALKERVPDKLSGAVDGEDADNPGGFELAGADLSDLELDVVVLPPQDDEFTCVSCFLVKHRSQVDHEEKLGPVCKECAF from the coding sequence ATGGCTACTGATTACGACGCACCTCGCAAAACTGACAATGACGACACCGAGTCCATTGAAGCGCTCAAGGAACGCGTGCCGGACAAGCTTTCTGGCGCTGTTGACGGTGAGGATGCAGATAACCCTGGTGGTTTTGAGCTTGCAGGTGCAGATCTCTCAGACCTCGAGCTTGATGTTGTTGTTCTACCCCCACAGGACGATGAATTCACCTGCGTGAGTTGTTTCCTTGTCAAGCACCGTTCTCAGGTAGATCACGAAGAAAAATTAGGCCCTGTTTGTAAGGAATGTGCCTTCTAG